In the Ruminococcus sp. OA3 genome, one interval contains:
- a CDS encoding MFS transporter: MTNDTVSTKRKLNPYVYIVIMVLFFMCYGNCQYKISPVLTYLMEGMGIGTDKGGLLTSSVNLLGIFITIPLGVVMNKLGPRKMGLFGITLVLGGSVLGTFFTANFYMMLISQLIVGAGGAGISIACPYVIACLFVPEMRGKANGAYIMAGTLSQLLMYNLVPRIASPDNVSPAWWFTNIWCVIMLIVWLITITDDVAPPARTEGKDSPSLGQTLKALVDPRILRIFIGGMFMMASAVAVLTMTPAYLIQTKGMDAAAAGSLVSVCALVGAVCSLLGGWLSDALHTRKWLFVICFAWMAVSRVLIAVLPAGMALNICIWLQGIPSITMGLFYTAGSDVIEKENYAMCCSALNTGTKIGSFFGATIFGIIAATTLGYSGAYMTFAVVSIIPMICMLTLKGLK; encoded by the coding sequence ATGACGAATGATACTGTTTCAACAAAAAGAAAATTAAATCCATATGTTTACATTGTAATCATGGTTCTGTTCTTTATGTGCTATGGCAACTGCCAGTATAAGATCAGCCCGGTACTTACCTATCTGATGGAAGGAATGGGAATTGGCACAGACAAGGGCGGACTGCTCACTTCCTCGGTTAATCTTCTGGGTATCTTCATTACTATTCCGCTGGGTGTTGTAATGAATAAGCTCGGTCCCAGAAAGATGGGGCTTTTCGGAATTACTCTTGTTCTCGGAGGTTCCGTACTGGGGACGTTCTTCACGGCAAACTTTTATATGATGCTGATCTCTCAGCTGATCGTAGGGGCTGGCGGTGCGGGGATTTCCATTGCATGTCCCTATGTGATCGCCTGCCTGTTTGTTCCGGAAATGCGGGGAAAGGCAAACGGGGCCTACATTATGGCGGGCACCCTTTCACAACTGCTGATGTATAATCTTGTTCCCCGTATTGCAAGCCCCGATAATGTCTCTCCGGCATGGTGGTTCACCAATATCTGGTGTGTTATCATGCTGATCGTATGGCTGATCACCATCACAGACGATGTTGCACCGCCGGCAAGAACTGAGGGTAAGGACAGTCCGTCTCTGGGACAGACATTGAAGGCTCTGGTGGACCCAAGAATTCTCCGGATTTTTATCGGCGGGATGTTTATGATGGCATCTGCTGTTGCAGTCCTCACCATGACTCCCGCATATCTGATACAGACAAAGGGAATGGATGCAGCAGCAGCAGGGTCCCTTGTCTCGGTCTGCGCGCTGGTAGGTGCGGTCTGTTCACTGCTGGGCGGCTGGCTCTCCGATGCATTACACACCCGCAAATGGCTCTTTGTGATCTGCTTCGCATGGATGGCTGTCTCAAGAGTTTTAATCGCAGTTCTTCCTGCCGGTATGGCACTGAATATCTGTATCTGGCTGCAGGGTATTCCGTCCATCACAATGGGACTGTTTTATACGGCGGGAAGTGACGTGATTGAAAAGGAAAATTATGCGATGTGCTGCTCTGCGCTGAACACCGGCACTAAGATCGGTTCTTTCTTCGGTGCCACCATATTCGGCATTATCGCTGCCACTACACTCGGATATTCGGGAGCCTACATGACGTTTGCAGTCGTTTCCATTATTCCAATGATCTGTATGCTCACATTAAAAGGACTGAAATAG